DNA sequence from the Diorhabda sublineata isolate icDioSubl1.1 chromosome 6, icDioSubl1.1, whole genome shotgun sequence genome:
ataatgagtGGACGGAAAGGAAGTACGAGTGGAAATGTTCTTTCTGGTCgtagtaaaaaaagaaaatttagtgGAAACTAAAACTTCAGTTTTACCACCCAAACTGAAATGGCATTTACATCAGCTTCGACGAAAAAACTTCTAAATAGCATGAGCATGGAGGTTCCCATCGCTTCGAATTTCGCGTATTGCATTTTGGAGTTTGTTTCTGTATTGCCTGCAATTTCTGAAACGGTAATATGTAAAACTTGTAAAAGTGATGTGTCTATTTCGCAATTGAGTTTCCATAGCTTaggttttaaaattattttatcgtgTGAGTGTGATAATCGCAGATTGAGGGTAAGTTGAGATTTTCATACTTTTAAATGGACTTGAAACTTTAAACGCCCTTTCCCCAAAACTGTGCTTTTCAAACTTTCCTCCATCGTATCTCAAAAACGGCTTGACCGAATGACTTGAAATTTGTAAGGCACACTCAATACATGAAAACGCATGTAATAAACTATTATCaatcgaaaatcaaaatttcgattttttaatagcaaaaaacaaaaagaaaaaccaaaattcgcaacttttatttcaaatgtctaccaaaagtccaattttttatttgatattcatattcatatttattcatttgataaGAGTCCATTCCGTGCATTCAGGATTACAGATTAGAACgctgttttttttgtttcaaataagcCAATCAGTCGGAATCGTGCGAGCTCATTTTTTCGAGGCGGGGGTGCTCAGAACGTTGTAACTCAAGTTCTACCCAacatttttagtttaaaatttatatttaaactgtCGAAATATTGTTAAGAAATGATAGTAACCTCAAAGCTCTATCTATTTactggtcgtagaaaaaaaatcccTAAAAAACAGTCGTCCTCACAAGATATTGGTCTCTATAGCTGGAATTCGTCTTGATACAGTCGAAACTCTTAGTTGAGTGTGTCGCTCTGAATatggaatttttcgaaatgcCCCCCTCAGAGATAATAAGACAGGCTCcacattattatttaataaatatgtaagTAGAggaatttaatatttgataaattattagcAGGAGCGGCGGCTATTAACACTAAACCTTTATAGGTTTAGTTACTggattatttataatattttctatatgaGTATGTTTCACTTCAATGATGCAGACTCAGTgtttacttattattttgtgaaagaGTTAACACACAATGCAAACGCACACAACAATGTTTGGAGAAGCTAAAACACCAACAGCAGAGGTGATCCATtcttagaatatatttttactaataacTTTCACATACAGAATATAGGAAAAACAACAACATTTGAAACAAGAATAAGAGGAGAAGCTTTAGACATAACATTAAGTCGAACCTAGAAGAACGGAAGGAAAACTGAGGGGTATCGAATAAGCCATAACTCTGATCACAAAATGATCATGTTCAGAATAGGGACCGATCCCACTTAGCAGGAATCTAAGGAAAACTGATTGAAAACCAGATTGTCTAGATACCAAATGAATCTGGAGCAAGATCTCAAAGAATTAAGTGATTTCATAGCCCATGCTTACGAATCGAATTGCCCCatacaaaaaagcaaaaatggTAGCGATGCTCCCTGGTGGAATGATCATTTTCCTATCTCTTCAATAGAGCAAAGTGTTCCAGGGACTGACAGAGCGACAACATAAAACTCACTGCCCAAAATAAAGAAATCAGACAAGTAAAGCgatgaaactataaaaaattcttcGTTGGTATGACTCTACACCTGCGGCCTGAAGTCCAAGGTCTTGGCGAAGGGTAAAATTAATACAACAATGGCACTAAGGAAACCGGATAGCATCGTCATGAAGGGATAAGAAAACAGAGTACAGCTTTTGTTGAAGACTCATTTTGAGGGAAGCGGCAGTCGGACCCTAGAGAACAAAATGGTACAACATAGCAGAGATACGAGAGAATCTGCAGCAATTGCAAAACACATATGCAACAATGAACGATTGAAGTAGGTTTTAAACACCTTTAAACCATTCGAATCGCCAGGAGTAGACAGAATCTTCCCAGGCATCCTTCAAAGAGGATAGAAATATATCCTACCACATTTAATCCGCTTAGTAGAAGCAGTCTAGAGCTGGAGTACAAACCAGAACCTTGAAGAAGGGCCAAAGCAGCCTTTATACCAGAAGTAGAAAAGGGGGACACCACACATCTCAAATCTTTCAGATTAATCAGCTTCACCTCGTTTCTACTTAAAACGAGGGGAAACGCTGTCGCTATTAGAGCAGAGATGTTCTTACAAACGAAGAAAGCGTAGTATGTGCCTTCCTATACATAGGGGGTGCCTTTGAGAATGATCCACTAGAACCGCAAAATTAAAAGCAGAGCAAGACACCATCTCAATTACTGCTGTCAAGGGTATGCCAACTACATCGAATACACTATGTGACATAGTTCAAAGAGGAATcaactattattatataacaaTTATATGTCTATCTTCTAAGTACTAGGCGACtagtaataatttcatatttttatatacttatatcAGTGAAGAGGGAACTGAGAATTGTCGATTTTCATCTGTCGTCACGATGTGAGGTATTGTTCAATTTCGCTGGATGGAAGACGTTCAGTATCAGGGGCAATGGTCGGTGAATGTATGGTGTGGTATTGTAGATGGTCAGATAATTAGACCTTCAATTTTTGACAGGAAACGCTACCTAAATTTTATAAGGGATACCACTTCTTCTAGAAGATATATCACTAGCAACTCGTAGATCTATGTTTCAGCACGATGGATGTCCGGCGCATTTCTCCAGACAAGctagagaatttttagataatgctTACCCTGATAGGTGTATAGGAGGTGGAGGCCTATTTTTTGGCTAGCCAGGTCACCAGACTTAACCGTCTTAGATTTCTATATCTGGGGAAGGATTAAAGACCTTGTTTGTGCAATTAGACCCACTACTAGAGATAACATGATCAAGAGAATACGAAACGCCGTTCAGAATATTTCGATAACAGAAATTGAGACTGCTGTTCAATCTACTCTTCAAAGAATAAACGCTTATATCGAAAATGGTGGGCcacaatttgaacatttaggtCGTCACTAGCGAGGTACCTTAAgttgtatttctattttaactTCTATAATTTACtttcccggtgacagcataagtaatattgacataataattggaacaataatagaacaaggaaagacaattttcaggattcaaaaaatgttaaaatccgttcagtcaacccgagtaatttatgtttaaaggaaaatgcttaaaatttacacatttcttaggatatctcgtaatacgaaaaagatatcgacatgcggttttcgctattctgttgctaatttggtctacttttgtattccttaattaaaactgcatgtttccattcattatttttcaaggatagctatatttaaaaaaataaataaatagcgtcttctagcgtatacgttactcattaggttgtttcgaagttattggtagaaaggagctctcttcaaaaagactgaATTTGCATAGATAAGTTAAATATAACTGaacttacaggcgttttttcataataaagttcccgcttcccccacctcttatttgaagagatagactaaaacttgttaaatcaaatatacgctgaatttcttgaagaatacgataatcataatttgaatgcatcttaattagacaaaatttgtaaattattcttttataatttttggtatttaattacgccctctagcgGTGAACCTATAACTAAATAATTTCCAGATTTTtttcgaggtcacttttgttataaatttttattcccgaagctgtactataaacggttcccgagatatggcaaagagccattcttattgggacacccggtacattaTTAGACATAATTGCACCAATTTTcgtcaaatcttcatattttttgctCCAACTTGGTGACGTTGGGAAAAGGAAAGACAGGGATAAATGCAGAATTTTAGGCTAAGTTCGATGATAAacaaatatacaaggtgtctcatttaaaaaaaatttacttcttattttttgtatattttatcttaagTAAATTATTGTACTTCCACAAACTAATGggccaccctgtatatatatatatatatatatatatatatatatatatatatatatatatatatatatattgttaatgAATGTATTAAATACCAGTACATGTTTAAATCAATTGCATAAGTTATCGTGATGTCGACGCAATGTACCCGCGTGCATATACGcacagttttattaataaaaaccaaTACATGTCAAAAAccgagaaatcttgaaattcacGAACTAATATTAAACAGatacatgaaaaaattgtctttttagCTTTTTGTAGTAGAAAGTGTTTAGCTGTGGGACTGTGGAAGTAATGGGGACCACACATCCCCGTCTATAGCGTTGCACCGTATATTTTAGAACtacatttttcgataaaatgataaaatcaacTCTCATTTACCTCAATTTCagcttttctataattattttactgAGCACATTATTGAGCGGGGAGCCGACGTACATCCCcaacatttttttagaataaatatcgttgaaaaatattattgtagaaTGTAACATAGAGTTTGTTACTAAATCttacattttattatcaacTAGCAGACCCGGCCACGCGTTGCTGTGGCTGATTTAAGAAGGATATATAGTGTGTAGTCTatgaaaatatatcacattaaagTATGGCGCCATCTATGACGTGCAAaggacaaaattttataattctttgtaaaaatattcgCTTAAGGCGTCATCTGTCCCAGACTTATGGaaactacgattaataacaacaatcaacgttgatgatcagtttattatcaattattgagaccattaatttaaataataactatcctaTCATTTAAGTTGGACCACATCACATATATATGCCAACTTTCGTGAATATCAGTTGATTCGTTTTTGAGTTCATTCAGAACATACACACGGACAccgaatttttatatattaagatttccaatttttgtgaaaatacattaattttgaaaaatttcacgaaaacaaaacaatatgattcACATTATCATCGCTCGAAAGTCAAATATTCAGGTACttcagcaaattttttttaatggtttttgacatttcaatacatacataatattaatatattcattaaagGAATAAATAGAATCTCACAGgcattttattttcacatttctCGTTGATAGATCAAGTTTCGTTTGTCACAGCTTCTTCACTTGCATCCATAccatcattttcatttacagCATTTTCTTCCGGCAAAGGTGCATTAAAAGCTGGCAAACCAAATAATTCTGGAACCATACATTTCAAACTATCAAGTCTCAAAGTAGCTAGTTTCCAACAATCGTAAGGAACTTCAGGGGCAGGTATCATGACAACTTGCATTTTTGCTGCCAGTGCTGCTTTCACGCCATTCACTGCATCTTCGAAAACGAGACACTTTGAAGGACTAGGTCGGTCAGGAAATCTAACAAAAggtttgttaattattttattgttaaaacaaCTTCACTATTCATTCTGTACGTACTTAAATCAATAGTGAATTCGCTTTGTCAACTTATACAGTGTGAGCCATACACTTCGactttgaaaacaaaaaacacatTGTATTCAAACAAATGCTAAATCAAAATTGACAACATAAAATGGCCACTGAAAACTGGCCTTTAGATTTACGAGAACTCTTTGACACATAGCACCGGGCATGTTACCTACTTCTCGacgaatgtttttttttattcgagtACTACTTTTGGTTTATTCACGTAGatattaattggaaaaaacGTACAAAATCAGGTGGAGATGGATCTGGGCTGATAGATGGTCATGAAATAACGCGAGATCAATTCAACTGGGACATTATTTTAACCACGACTAAACTGTCATTGGCCAGGCAAAGTTATCTGCTGCATCGATGATCTATTATTACTGAAGTTGCCAAAATGCTCAAACATTGTATCGACgaaaatttttctgtaaattaatccattttctctattataattatcaacattccttattaataatatatatttttcttataataataaaaaataccatCGATTCTTCGAAACACCATATTATTTTATCCAGCAAATTATTctccattaaaaaatattcagggtgttttaaaaaaaagtgaccctatctctaggatagatagaaaaatatttggggttttttttagtaaaaaattttcgtaacgctaTCCGCATTgaagataaagggcgttgaagaaaaaaaattatacacatttcttaagattttgccgcaactactggcaacattgtattgaaactttatacgaatatattttggaagTTGATACAAATCGCATGACCGAGAAGAccaatgaatcggagcttctgcacTCCTATCAATCCATCGATCACTCAACCAATTACGACACCTTCTATCAAAGTGCGGtggagctccatcgtgcataAAAAATATAGATCTTCGCTCGTTTAGcgttaaatcttctaatatctcGAATAAGTGATTACTTGAGGTACATATCACCATCTAAATTTCCAGGTAGAATGTGATAACCTAataatttgttacctaaagttGATGCCCAAACATTAATTCTCATCACACCAGTGGTGTTCAGTTTGGGAGTTAAACATACCTTGTCGCGTAGAAGCGGTCTCGTTCGCAAAAAGTCCACTCTAATTCATTCTAAACGGTAAATCGTCTGGCAAGAGCTTTTGGACTTGTCTGTATTAATAAGGATGTTGTATCCTCCTGATTAAGTAtcctccaagtacttgaagaagactTTTTCTTGGCCTACCAGAATTTAGTTTTTTAGGTCTCACATTCACAGTTTCTCGACAACGTCGTTCAATCGCTCTAAACGTATTTTTACTTTGAGTAAACTTTTCTACATAACGCCTAACAGTTGCACTGAACACTCAAAGTTAATAACATATCAGTGTACTCAAActttgaatacatttttaatttgcTCGCGAGTTTAAGATAATCTAACATCTATAATGTCTTGGTGAGCCTTACATCCAGTGATTCATATTAGGTCTATTGACTTTTTTTCAGCTCAACTTTTCGCGTTTCGTGGCGTTAACAACTCCTCTAGTAGTGGATTTGGGTGGGTTTCTATAGTTTTGTGGTATTTGATGATCCTCTTTTGGATAACTTCTTGCAGTGGGCACTCCCATGTCTACGTGAATGGTGTGATTTGTTACGTACCATGGAGCATCTACTAGTTGACGGAGTTTTTTAGATTGGCATCtctgaataatatttgtattagatTTGGAGGCGCAGGTATTGGGGGCCTTAGTACGAAATAAACAACAGTTTGAGTTCCAGAACCCCTATAAATGAtgatcaaattgttgtttgtgtCATACTAAGGCCTCCAAAGCTCAGTGCCCATAGTTATTCAGCTTTCaaaaacaagaatttatactaattagactggatttttgtgaaattttacaagaaactaAACCGCTCAGTcccaattttttgtaaatgtatccgttttatAGATGAGCTCTCGTGTAcgcgataaaaaattttcaattcatataaggcttactaattaataataataatacttcatcaatactttataccagcatccgttcttacttcataatttttaaatcatgaTATTCCGAAAACATTTtttcgagttttatcaagagtttctttttggtataaaattaaaagatgtTTAAGTggaattttgcttaataaatctaatattgaaaaaggtaTGATCAATACAACTTTGTACAAACCGTGTAAATAGCGTCCTCTAtggagtcagacataaaaacaaattcattggatgtatcaaaTTCCAAAacgtatgaaatttcaatacaatgttgccagtagttggcactaattacgaaaaaaatttcaatatttatttctttcattaatataaaagtTACCATATCTAGGAAGATTCAGctgtttttcattgaaattgaaagtttgAAACCTTAGTTATTGACCGATGAAAGAATTACCGCTCTgttgcatatttttttcaggCATTTTTAGAGTAGCAAGATACAATAAATGGAGGctcaaattatttatcaaaccATCAAAAGATTCACAGGAAACCACGAACAACGACTTCTACACCACACCAACGTTGAGGCAATCCAGCTCCTGGACAATGTGAACTTAAACAGAAGACTTAAGAGGACCAAATCTTTCGAGCTAGTTTAGTGTATTGTGTGTATTAGTGTGCACGACAACATTGGTGTGAATAACTGTTAGAAtctaataaatagtaaaatagtaaaaataaagtCTCTATCCATAATCTTCGTCAAACTCATTCAAAACTTCATACTAAGAGAAAGTGGTTTATCAAGGtttaatttatagaaataaacatCAATCAATCAAACTGTATCTAGAAAAGAAGGCAGGCCATAGAATATGGTTTTGTCATTAATgagaaaataactaaatacaCGAGAGTCAAAAAACcgatattattacaaattgtgAAGCAAATAATTCCTGCAAATCGAATATTTGGATTTCAATATCACATATAAAGTAGACGAAAAAAAaagggaaataaaaaaaaataatagcatAGATAGTAAAACAACAGGAatgatatcaaaaatgtttgaattaaaatatgtaTCAGGAACAGCTACAATAAGAATGTAtcaaacaataataagaccGACAGTTACCAAAATAATGCAAAATAGGCACAAAGAGAGATAGTTAAGACATATAGTTAGAACGAAATAAGATAGATGGTAGAACGAGTATTGAAAGgtgaagaattttaaaaaaaggagaTAAAAACCAAGATAAAAGGAGTTGGAGTTGTTTAGGAGAGATTTGGGAATAGTGGAAGTATTCAAGAGTGAGACATATGATCGAAGAAATTTGCTCCTATCAAGCGATTGAAGAAATTCTGTGTTAGATCCGCGAgtgtaaattcaattttacatgatTATCTCCATAACTGATATCGTATTCTCTCTAAAATAATAACATGTGATGAAACAGATACCATTGTATGATATTCCTTCGCGCCAGAAAAGCCGTATGAGGATTTATGCAGAATCATCAACACCAAAAATGGCTTCAAGATCAACTTTAAGTTCCAGCAAACTTGTACACCACAAAATCTTTTCCAGCAGTAAATATTCACGGGTTAATACTGCATCATCACGTACAGTTAAATTTCTcgtgaaataataatataatttggcCCTGTGTAAGAACTTCCCGACGGTCAAGCAAATCCACTGCGACGTtgcgaaaattatttattcaaacagaaaactattaaaatgtattattacaCAATTTTGTTCAGCTCTTACCTTCTAGCTGCTACTATGAAGATATCTGGTGCTGGTTTGCCTTCTAAAACTTCTGGGTCGCTACCACCACAAACCACATGGCTGAATAAATCGaatatttcctttttattactaaatttcAAATCAACTGCATATTGCCCCGAAGATGTTCCTATAGCTAAGGGTATTCTATGTGCATGTAAATGTTGTAGAAGATCCACGGCTCCTATAGACACatcattttaatataatcagaattaaattaacaaaaattatctgATAAGCAGATTgacgaaataatatttttcaactcaAGGTATTTTTGTTATATGATTTGTCTCAAAACACGCctactatatatttttatagccAAAACAAGCCTGTACTCTATTTGGAAGGAGTGTAGAGTAATAAATGCTTATTATAAATGCAAAACCCTGAAATTTTTAGTACGGTATTTTACgtccaaaatttggaatattcaaATATGCCAATGATAAATAAGTAACTGTACAGAGATATGTTCTCCCCATAATTGACCGTACTAAAATGTAAGCGGTTACCTAGATAATCCGAATGGCCatccttttctttccaaaattgaaggatagctttatttctctctctattttaatactttcacaCCAACCTCTGAATCTCACCAAAAGTAAGAAGGCCCTTACCATCATAGCCGTTGCAATGGGTTTTTcgcaattaataaaatattattattgttttgtaatatatacagttatttttactcaattatttacaaatacgaGTTTATACATgtaagtatgaaaaataaaaatacaaattatactAAACTACACATTACTATATTATATACAACAGTCTATCAATATTTCCTGTAATATATTCAAAGTAtgtaaatatttggaatatatgaattttattcCGTAGAACTAGTGGATGAATTGTTTGAACTAATCATGAGAGGTTCTACAGTTTGATCGAAAATGTTGTCTAATTCCcacattttttcttcctctttgaTAACATGCTGAATGCATTTTTGCCAGTTTTCTGCAGTAACGTTTTTTAAAGCTTCGTTTAGTAATATTATAACGTCCTTTAATTCAAATGTTGTGTTATTCCGAGCTACATCGCCTTTAACTTCGGTCCATATCAATTCGATCGGATTGAGTTCACAATGATAGGGAGGGAGGAAGACGAATAATAGTAATTTGGCGATTTCTTGCCActtcatcaatattatatttcttgcgggaatttttattcattttgacaattgacaaaagtTCGTTATTCACCAAGTCATTGttctaatatttgtttgaattaacCAGTTATTAATGTCTTGTTGTCTCCATGACGACGTAGGTAGACTTTCAACTTGGCTCGAATGGTAATTGGCGTTGTCAAGAACAATTACAGATCCGGCTGGAATAAGATCTAGCATTTGTATAAAGTGTTCCTCAAACACATTTGCATTCATATCCTCGTGATAGtcaccgtttttttttattcaaataacagtAGGCCACCATCAACAAAACAACTGTCACTGCCAATATGTGTTACTATTAATCGTCTGCCTTTCCCTGATGGAGCTCTCAACCCTGTTGATTGTCCCTCCAAAAAGCTTGTCTGAAATTGTTAACCGTCTTATCTTCCCATATTTTTCCTACAGTTAACCTAAGTCACGTCcaaatgaaaaatagttttttcttcctCCCTTTATTAATGGtaggaattttctttttaaaaaataaaatgagtggACTTTCTTGCGGATTGCATATTTGTAATCTTCATCGATGTCAACCTTTGGCCTTCCTGACCGAGACTTTGGACCACTTAAACATCTTCGCGCACATACTTGTTAGATCATTGAAGGGTAGATATTTTAATGCACCATATACATTTAAAGCCATGGCTTTCTCGTTAACAGAGAGTGCATGCGTCTTCACTTTATGAATTGGAGTATAGTTTTCAAAGGTcgacatattgaatattcactaaagttttgtaaacgtttctgtgtgtattggaaattttcttttgtagGACTTTTTCTTAAACTGAAACTTGTCTATAACCATTTAAGTATACCTCATATTTCAATCTTTTATTACCCTCTGGCAAAATGtacctaattatcatttttcccagaaaacattttacaaatcgttttcaaattaacctGTCTGGTATAGGTATATACTATAAAGGGCGTGAAATATTTACCTGTCAACATAATCCTTTCTTAAAATACCCTGAAGGAATTGTTTTGGCCGATAAGTAAACATAGTTGGAAATTTGAACTTGAtgcaataaatttattagaaaataaatgttggattcATTTACTAAggtttaataaaagaaaataataaattgttcttaaatgTGGCTACGGCTATGGTGGCCAGGAGAGGGACTGATTTATCACTCTACACTCGTTCCGAATGGAGTATAGTTAAATACATTGTCCCCAATAATTTCATCTAATGCTTCACCTTCTAACCTTTTTACAAGCTAGCATGGTGATTATGTGAAGGATACTGGTATGAATTTGTGAAATTAGCGTATTTTTATCGGTCCGTGACAAGTGTTTGACAagacaagaaattaaaaatttctcatcCGGCTTCTATTGAAGCAGATCACTGCTTGAATCCGATTGAACTTGTTTTTGGGAATATGGAAcatagtccagtcatttaaggTAGTTCATCTAGGAaaatcgagatacccagctatgaagtcgtttaaacttgttcatttgacatcctaaaactcctctcaaaactcaaatataattagatatgagcaattttaaaaatcgggggtcaaatgtaaaaaaaaatcttttttttccaaataactcgtttcctatgggttttacgctatttgttaGCGCGGTtagaatcccgtttgaaatcaactggtaatcccgatcaaaataatctcataaagtttataaattattactcaatgtataattataaataattttttatcaacaattacattACCAGActgcaacaaaaatatttaactgatataataattaaataggAGTTTTACAATCATTTCTTTCCGTGATACACACGCAAATATCCTCTCAAAAGCTTggtacgaaaataaaaaattagatccTGAAGCAGAAAGATTAAGAATTGTAGAATCTGCAGCAGCTATCATTAGAGAAGATATCAGATCATCCATAGTTGAAACGAAATCTTATCCACCTcccagtaaaatattggattatGTCAATCAAGAAATTCGAAAAACTTTACTGCATTTCTTAGAAGAagttatcattaaaaataagaGAAGAAAGATAGatcatttgaaaacaaaatgcaCTGCATTAATCCATGCAGCTACTATTAAGCCTTTCTGTATTTCTTCATAGAAGATATGGTTCTAAAAGATTATTGAATAGTCTATCTAGCTTAGGATTTGTAGCTTCTTATAGTAATACTGTGCAATACTCAGAACTCATTGTCcttatagttattttttatttgtttttttaattttaacaatcaCAAATGTATCGAATgatattctt
Encoded proteins:
- the LOC130445060 gene encoding probable pseudouridine-5'-phosphatase, with protein sequence MATLPACCIPNKFKPVTHCIFDLDGTILETETIYSKAINSILQEYDQELTKEYHTTITGLVEKDLSIKMVKDFDLPITPDEFVTVFRERSDSFLQEAEFMPGAVDLLQHLHAHRIPLAIGTSSGQYAVDLKFSNKKEIFDLFSHVVCGGSDPEVLEGKPAPDIFIVAARRFPDRPSPSKCLVFEDAVNGVKAALAAKMQVVMIPAPEVPYDCWKLATLRLDSLKCMVPELFGLPAFNAPLPEENAVNENDGMDASEEAVTNET